One window of the Leucobacter komagatae genome contains the following:
- a CDS encoding MFS transporter yields the protein MFRQPTAVWAIAFACAISFMGIGLVDPILPKISAALDATPSETMLLFTSYLFVTGIAMFFTSWVSGRIGVKWTLIAGLTLIVVFAAFAGLGGSVDAIIGFRAGWGLGNALFLSTALAAIVGAASGGSRQAIVLYEAALGIGMAVGPLVGGALGEISWRGPFFGTAILMAIALVAILVLLRFPAQSAAERAAARAAAPSITASFRALGNPALLSLSLVAVCYNFGFFTLLAYSPYPVEAAAHAAGLEFGAHELGLVFFGWGLALAVTSVLVAPVLTRRLGLRPVLFVTLALFAVCLVLLAVFTVSLPVLVVLVVASGLFLGVMNTALTEAVMEATDLPRSVASSTYSGVRFIGGAIAPAVAGPIAAALGVSAPYWMGAAAVLLAILVLAVTGKHLAHIGAEHGAPAPRGGTAAEAAPELVEAQAIGVGDAS from the coding sequence ATTTTCCGCCAGCCGACCGCCGTGTGGGCGATCGCGTTTGCCTGCGCCATCTCGTTCATGGGCATCGGCCTCGTCGACCCGATCCTGCCGAAGATCAGCGCGGCGCTCGACGCGACCCCGAGCGAGACCATGCTGCTCTTCACGAGCTATCTGTTCGTCACGGGCATCGCGATGTTCTTCACGAGCTGGGTGTCTGGCCGCATCGGCGTGAAGTGGACCCTCATCGCCGGGCTCACGCTCATCGTGGTGTTCGCCGCGTTCGCGGGTCTCGGGGGCTCGGTCGACGCGATCATCGGGTTCCGTGCGGGCTGGGGGCTCGGCAACGCGCTCTTCCTCTCGACGGCGCTCGCCGCGATCGTCGGGGCCGCCTCCGGTGGGTCCAGGCAAGCGATCGTGCTCTATGAAGCGGCACTCGGGATCGGAATGGCTGTCGGCCCACTCGTCGGCGGCGCACTCGGCGAGATCTCCTGGCGGGGGCCGTTCTTCGGTACGGCGATCCTGATGGCGATCGCGCTCGTTGCCATCCTCGTGCTGCTGCGATTCCCCGCGCAGAGCGCGGCAGAGCGCGCCGCCGCCCGTGCGGCCGCGCCCTCGATCACGGCGAGTTTCCGCGCGCTCGGAAACCCCGCTCTGCTCTCACTGTCACTCGTGGCCGTGTGCTACAACTTCGGCTTCTTCACGCTGCTGGCCTACAGCCCCTACCCGGTTGAGGCCGCGGCTCACGCGGCAGGGCTCGAGTTTGGGGCGCACGAGCTAGGGCTCGTGTTCTTCGGGTGGGGGCTCGCGCTCGCGGTCACATCCGTTCTCGTTGCGCCAGTGCTCACCCGCCGCCTGGGGCTGCGCCCGGTGCTGTTCGTGACGCTTGCGCTGTTCGCGGTGTGTCTGGTGCTGCTCGCGGTGTTTACCGTCTCCCTGCCGGTGCTCGTCGTGCTCGTCGTCGCGAGCGGTCTGTTCCTTGGCGTCATGAACACCGCGCTCACGGAAGCAGTGATGGAGGCGACCGACCTGCCGCGCAGCGTTGCTTCGTCAACGTACTCGGGGGTCCGGTTTATTGGCGGCGCGATCGCCCCGGCGGTCGCAGGCCCCATCGCCGCCGCGCTCGGGGTGTCGGCACCGTACTGGATGGGTGCGGCGGCCGTGCTCTTGGCGATCTTGGTGCTCGCCGTCACGGGGAAACACCTCGCACATATCGGGGCAGAGCATGGCGCGCCCGCGCCTAGGGGAGGAACAGCGGCCGAGGCTGCGCCTGAGCTCGTCGAGGCGCAAGCAATCGGGGTCGGTGACGCGAGCTAA
- a CDS encoding amino acid ABC transporter ATP-binding protein produces MSERASTAVPSEFAIELIGLQKSFGHVEVLTDINVGVRPGETVCIIGPSGSGKSTVLRCMNRLEEPSGGVVKLKGEDVSGSNVDQLRRRVGMVFQHFNLFPHKSVLDNIVLPLRQVRRMSKADATELALARLADVGLRERADARPASLSGGQKQRVAIARALAMEPEVMLFDEATSALDPELVKGVLALMTSLAESGMTMVVVTHEMGFARTVADRVVFMDKGVVVEEGTPEEIFDRPQTHRLRTFLSQVL; encoded by the coding sequence ATGAGCGAGCGCGCCAGCACCGCAGTACCGAGCGAGTTCGCCATCGAGCTCATCGGCCTGCAGAAGAGCTTTGGACACGTCGAGGTGTTGACCGACATCAACGTCGGGGTGCGCCCAGGCGAGACTGTCTGCATCATTGGCCCGTCGGGCAGTGGAAAGTCGACAGTGCTGCGGTGCATGAACCGTCTCGAGGAGCCGAGTGGCGGTGTCGTGAAGCTGAAGGGCGAAGACGTCTCGGGCAGCAACGTGGACCAGCTGCGGCGACGCGTCGGGATGGTGTTCCAGCACTTCAACCTGTTCCCGCACAAGTCTGTGCTCGACAACATCGTGCTACCGCTTCGGCAGGTTCGACGGATGAGTAAGGCCGACGCCACCGAACTCGCGCTCGCCAGGCTTGCCGATGTTGGGCTTCGAGAGCGCGCTGACGCGCGGCCCGCGAGTCTCTCGGGCGGTCAGAAGCAGCGGGTGGCCATCGCCAGAGCACTAGCCATGGAGCCGGAAGTGATGCTCTTCGACGAGGCCACAAGCGCGCTTGACCCCGAGCTTGTGAAGGGCGTGCTCGCACTCATGACGTCTCTCGCCGAATCGGGCATGACGATGGTCGTCGTCACGCACGAGATGGGCTTCGCGCGTACCGTCGCCGACCGCGTGGTCTTCATGGACAAGGGCGTCGTCGTCGAGGAGGGAACTCCCGAGGAGATCTTCGACAGGCCCCAGACCCACAGACTTCGGACGTTCCTGAGTCAGGTGCTCTAG
- a CDS encoding AEC family transporter, which yields MTHALTGFVVVGFAIFIGWVLGKTGVLDASARGTLAKLVYWVLSPALLFVVLSKADASALFSSLLPVSAIAALTVILIYALVARLVWRRPAGEALIGALSAGQVNSSNIGIPLSLYILGSAAYPAPVVLFQLLVLTPVALSILEVAAGGKFRVSAVLRALVSPIILGSALGVLVSVFGVELPEMVFAPVELIANACVPVLLISYGVSLHGQRVLGAAGQRGEVILASALKLFVMPALAWILATAVFGLGSHETLIVVVLAALPTAQNVFNYAQRFGVGETVARDTVFITTIGCVPILFLATVLLR from the coding sequence ATGACCCACGCACTGACAGGTTTTGTCGTCGTTGGGTTTGCGATCTTCATCGGTTGGGTGCTCGGAAAGACCGGGGTGCTTGATGCCTCGGCCCGAGGAACTCTCGCGAAGCTCGTCTACTGGGTGCTGTCGCCAGCGCTGCTCTTTGTTGTGCTCTCGAAGGCCGACGCGAGCGCACTGTTCTCCTCGCTGCTCCCGGTCTCGGCGATTGCGGCGCTCACCGTGATCCTCATCTATGCGCTCGTCGCCCGCCTCGTCTGGCGCCGACCCGCCGGCGAGGCGCTGATCGGCGCGCTCTCGGCCGGGCAGGTGAACTCGAGCAACATCGGCATCCCGCTGTCGCTCTACATTCTGGGGAGCGCCGCGTATCCGGCGCCGGTCGTGCTGTTCCAACTGCTCGTGCTCACGCCCGTAGCGCTGTCGATTCTTGAGGTCGCAGCGGGCGGAAAGTTCCGTGTGAGCGCTGTTCTCAGGGCGCTCGTGAGCCCGATCATCTTGGGCTCGGCGCTCGGAGTGCTGGTCTCGGTGTTCGGGGTCGAGCTGCCCGAGATGGTGTTTGCGCCGGTCGAGCTCATCGCGAACGCGTGTGTGCCCGTGCTGCTCATCAGCTACGGCGTCTCCCTGCACGGGCAGCGAGTGCTCGGGGCCGCTGGGCAGCGCGGTGAGGTCATTCTCGCGAGTGCGCTGAAGCTGTTTGTGATGCCGGCGCTCGCCTGGATTCTCGCGACGGCCGTGTTCGGGCTTGGGTCACACGAGACGCTCATCGTGGTCGTGCTCGCGGCCCTCCCTACGGCGCAAAACGTCTTCAACTACGCGCAGCGATTTGGGGTGGGCGAGACGGTGGCGCGAGACACGGTGTTCATTACAACGATCGGCTGCGTGCCGATCCTGTTTCTGGCGACGGTGCTGCTGCGCTAG
- a CDS encoding sulfurtransferase, whose protein sequence is MSERDDAARSELLVSAEELHALLDAEAHSDGPRTRVLDVRWTLAHPSGHRDFLAGHIPGAVYVDLESELSDHGPESLGRHPLPGGEALTHSARRWGLHPEDSVVAYDGGGNLASARLWWVLRDAGFPRVRLLDGALPAWTAAGYDLETAEPSPAPGTVILSPGHSSALALEAVGDFAREHTLLDARAPERYAGEVEPLDPVAGHIPGAVSFPATANLDGGGRFLGTAELRERFSEVVPEGDRVGFSCGSGITASHALFAYALTGGEGALFPGSWSQWSNHPELPVATGYAP, encoded by the coding sequence ATGAGCGAACGCGACGACGCAGCACGATCCGAACTTCTCGTAAGCGCCGAGGAGTTACACGCGCTCCTCGACGCCGAAGCGCACTCCGACGGGCCGCGCACGCGCGTGCTCGACGTCCGCTGGACCCTCGCGCACCCCTCGGGCCACCGAGATTTTCTCGCCGGCCACATTCCCGGCGCGGTGTACGTTGACCTCGAGTCCGAGCTGTCAGACCACGGGCCCGAATCCCTCGGCCGACACCCGCTCCCCGGTGGCGAAGCGCTCACCCACTCGGCCCGGCGCTGGGGCCTGCACCCCGAGGACTCGGTCGTCGCGTACGACGGCGGCGGCAACCTCGCATCCGCGCGCCTGTGGTGGGTGCTGCGCGACGCGGGATTTCCGCGGGTGCGCTTGCTCGACGGCGCGCTCCCCGCGTGGACGGCGGCGGGCTACGACCTCGAGACCGCTGAACCGAGCCCCGCGCCCGGCACCGTGATCCTCTCCCCCGGCCACTCCTCCGCGCTCGCCCTCGAAGCGGTCGGAGATTTCGCCCGCGAGCACACGCTGCTCGACGCGCGCGCACCCGAACGGTACGCGGGCGAGGTCGAGCCGCTCGACCCCGTCGCGGGCCACATTCCTGGTGCAGTGAGCTTCCCCGCCACGGCGAACCTCGACGGGGGAGGGAGGTTTCTCGGCACCGCCGAACTCCGCGAGCGGTTCTCCGAGGTCGTACCCGAGGGCGATCGCGTCGGGTTCTCGTGTGGCTCGGGCATCACCGCGAGTCACGCCCTCTTTGCCTACGCGCTCACGGGAGGCGAGGGCGCACTCTTCCCCGGGTCATGGTCTCAGTGGTCGAACCATCCCGAGCTCCCCGTCGCGACGGGCTATGCCCCCTAG
- a CDS encoding ABC transporter substrate-binding protein yields the protein MKNRKLLSAIGALAVATLALAGCASEGSGAGEDAAGNELNLITPGELRVGMDTVSKPFAYAEGDNFKGFDVELMTHMAESLDLKPEFVGMEFASLLPNVVNGQLDTVSSAVSINEERKKTVDFSEGYFIAYYTVMTTPGTGITDQASLSGKKVGVLQGTFQDKWATENFDGAEIVRFTDHNLTFAALKNGTIDAQFFDLAVANDYIAQNPDMKLELAFDVPAEDSPHGFPVKKGNDALREALNKALAEAIADGTYKELFEQYFPGQPLAEKFQP from the coding sequence ATGAAGAATCGAAAACTCCTTTCCGCGATCGGCGCCCTCGCGGTTGCTACCCTCGCCCTGGCGGGCTGTGCGAGCGAAGGCTCGGGTGCGGGCGAAGACGCTGCAGGCAATGAGCTCAACCTCATCACGCCCGGTGAACTCCGGGTCGGCATGGACACGGTGTCGAAGCCGTTCGCCTACGCAGAGGGTGACAACTTCAAGGGCTTCGATGTTGAGCTCATGACGCACATGGCAGAGTCGCTCGACCTGAAGCCCGAGTTCGTGGGCATGGAGTTCGCCTCCCTGCTTCCCAACGTCGTCAACGGCCAGCTCGACACGGTGTCGTCGGCGGTCTCGATCAACGAAGAGCGAAAGAAGACCGTCGACTTCAGCGAGGGCTACTTCATTGCGTACTACACGGTGATGACCACCCCAGGGACCGGGATCACGGACCAGGCGTCGCTCTCAGGCAAGAAGGTCGGAGTGCTCCAGGGGACGTTCCAGGATAAATGGGCGACTGAAAACTTCGACGGCGCTGAGATCGTGAGATTCACGGATCATAACCTCACGTTCGCCGCCCTGAAGAACGGCACAATTGACGCGCAGTTCTTCGACCTCGCGGTTGCAAATGACTACATCGCGCAGAACCCCGACATGAAGCTCGAACTCGCGTTCGACGTTCCCGCAGAAGACTCGCCGCACGGATTCCCCGTCAAGAAGGGCAACGACGCGCTGCGCGAGGCGCTGAACAAGGCGCTCGCCGAGGCTATCGCCGACGGCACCTACAAGGAGCTTTTCGAGCAGTACTTCCCGGGCCAGCCGCTCGCGGAGAAGTTCCAGCCGTAA
- a CDS encoding MarR family winged helix-turn-helix transcriptional regulator, producing MTTPNKQQPLAPPVPLEHSALALDLVRSAARLTRAASRIPGVTYSSIAWRVLADLEREGGARVTELAASQRVTQPAMTTLIHRLEGEGWVTRTPDESDGRAMLVSVTAAGSAALADYRDGAAALIAPTLTAFDEADLNALARAAEIMHRIADVS from the coding sequence GTGACGACACCGAACAAACAGCAGCCCCTCGCGCCCCCGGTGCCCCTCGAGCACAGCGCGCTCGCGCTCGATCTCGTGCGGTCCGCGGCAAGGCTCACCCGGGCGGCGAGCAGGATCCCGGGGGTCACATACTCCTCGATCGCCTGGCGCGTGCTCGCCGACCTGGAACGCGAGGGTGGTGCCCGGGTCACGGAGCTCGCCGCGTCGCAGCGCGTGACGCAACCGGCGATGACCACGCTCATTCACCGGCTCGAGGGCGAGGGGTGGGTCACCCGCACCCCCGACGAGAGCGATGGCCGCGCGATGCTCGTGAGTGTTACCGCCGCAGGGAGCGCGGCGCTCGCCGACTACCGGGACGGCGCCGCGGCGCTTATCGCGCCGACGCTCACAGCGTTCGACGAGGCAGACCTCAACGCGCTCGCTCGGGCCGCCGAAATCATGCACCGCATCGCCGACGTGAGCTAG
- a CDS encoding IclR family transcriptional regulator — MTQHPPPRHPQRIGNELDLPALNDGPSPILSVDRALRVLACLADFDTDGEPLGVIAARLGEDKASVHRSLNALKYRFFATQDAQTGKYSLGPAALGIADIFITRNGMRPMLHRALLTICTEIDETAHAAIPEGRFVRYIDKVEPDRDMRVSSYIGARYPMRNTALGRAMLSVDCNTPEELLRVTGDENAELWPRISEARARGYAVEHEENEPGITCVAVPVIYAGRTVAAVSVSAPSSRMVGKLDTIGLSIRDALANELTDGFTMPEPSLSSPRR; from the coding sequence ATGACGCAGCACCCACCCCCTCGTCACCCCCAACGGATTGGTAACGAGCTCGACCTCCCCGCCCTCAACGACGGGCCGAGCCCGATCTTGAGCGTCGACCGGGCCCTCCGTGTGCTGGCATGCCTCGCCGACTTTGACACCGACGGTGAGCCCCTCGGCGTCATCGCAGCACGTCTTGGTGAGGATAAGGCGAGCGTTCACCGTTCGCTTAACGCCCTAAAATACCGATTCTTCGCGACCCAAGACGCGCAGACTGGGAAGTACTCCCTGGGGCCGGCTGCGCTCGGCATCGCCGACATCTTCATCACCCGAAACGGGATGCGCCCAATGCTCCACCGGGCGCTCCTCACCATCTGCACAGAGATCGACGAGACAGCGCACGCGGCAATACCCGAAGGCCGCTTCGTGCGCTACATCGACAAGGTTGAGCCCGACCGCGACATGCGCGTGAGCTCGTACATCGGCGCCCGCTACCCAATGCGCAATACGGCGCTCGGAAGGGCTATGCTCAGCGTCGACTGCAACACCCCCGAGGAGCTCCTTCGGGTCACCGGAGACGAGAACGCTGAGCTCTGGCCTCGAATCTCAGAGGCAAGGGCACGAGGCTACGCGGTTGAGCATGAGGAGAACGAACCGGGCATCACATGCGTTGCGGTTCCCGTCATCTACGCGGGCCGCACCGTCGCCGCCGTCAGCGTGTCGGCACCCAGCTCGCGGATGGTCGGAAAACTCGACACTATCGGGCTTTCAATTCGCGATGCGCTGGCGAACGAACTCACCGACGGCTTCACGATGCCTGAGCCGAGCCTTTCGAGCCCCCGGCGCTAG
- a CDS encoding zinc-dependent alcohol dehydrogenase, with protein sequence MRAARYQGARDFRVEAVEAAEPAAGEVQIKVAYAGICGTDLHIFHGHMDARVSAPQSIGHEMSGTVAAVGEGVTGLAIGQPVTVMPLAPCNDCPACRAGHSHICQNLDFIGIETPGALQELWNVPAHAVVALDAGLSLEHAALIEPLAVACHDVRRARLVAGEFAVVVGGGPIGQLIALVAQATGAQVVLFEPNADRRQVSAELGIEALDPLSLDPVALVEERTGGAGADVVFEVAGVAPTALQSVEFARVRGRIVIVAIHPNPVPMNLHRMFWRELEILGARVYEREDFERAAALLTAGEMPVDTLITEIIPLDRVQQAFERLERADAMKLLVAVAE encoded by the coding sequence ATGCGCGCAGCACGCTACCAAGGGGCACGCGACTTCCGCGTTGAAGCGGTCGAGGCCGCCGAGCCCGCCGCAGGCGAAGTCCAGATCAAGGTGGCTTACGCCGGAATTTGCGGTACCGACCTCCATATTTTCCATGGCCATATGGACGCGCGTGTCTCTGCCCCGCAGTCGATCGGGCATGAGATGAGCGGCACGGTTGCGGCCGTGGGAGAAGGGGTCACCGGCCTTGCCATCGGCCAGCCGGTGACGGTCATGCCGCTCGCCCCGTGCAATGACTGCCCCGCGTGTCGAGCGGGTCACAGCCACATCTGCCAGAACCTCGACTTCATCGGAATTGAGACCCCCGGGGCACTGCAGGAGCTGTGGAATGTACCGGCGCACGCGGTCGTCGCACTTGATGCGGGCCTGTCGCTTGAACATGCTGCGCTCATCGAACCCCTCGCGGTGGCATGCCACGATGTGCGCCGAGCGCGACTCGTCGCGGGCGAATTCGCTGTGGTTGTTGGCGGTGGCCCGATTGGGCAGCTGATCGCACTGGTCGCCCAGGCAACGGGCGCACAGGTGGTGCTGTTTGAGCCGAATGCGGATCGGCGTCAAGTGTCAGCGGAGCTGGGCATCGAAGCGCTTGACCCGCTCTCGCTCGACCCGGTCGCGCTCGTCGAAGAGCGAACGGGGGGTGCCGGAGCCGACGTCGTATTCGAGGTCGCCGGTGTTGCACCGACGGCGCTCCAGAGTGTCGAGTTCGCCCGCGTTCGGGGCCGTATCGTGATTGTCGCGATCCACCCGAACCCCGTGCCGATGAACTTGCACCGCATGTTCTGGCGCGAGCTCGAAATCCTCGGCGCGCGCGTGTACGAGCGCGAGGACTTCGAGCGCGCAGCCGCGCTGCTCACGGCGGGTGAGATGCCCGTCGACA
- a CDS encoding pyridoxal phosphate-dependent aminotransferase, which translates to MSPEFSLSKLASDYPASAIRAMFERVAAYEGVTKLTVGEPDFDTPEHIVEAAIASLRAGETRYSANAGIPEFREAIARHYSARWGRALDDRNVMVAVGGMEALLLALSAVLDRGDDILVPDPAYPNYHGQIHMLGANAVQVPLSAAAGFRLTAADVEARLTPRTRAVLVNSPSNPLGVMIDEEELRKLAKLADERNFVLISDEVYDRIVYDGRQHLSVAAIDPNFERFLIVNSLSKSYAMTGWRSGFVVGPAALVEPMPRMQEGITSCLPVFIQRAGIAAFEGPDEATIRMVEAYERRRNLVVAGIRGISGLDCITPEGAFYLFADVRGTGQGSDEFANGLLERQRVAVIPGTAFGASGEGFIRISFAANEATIQQALDGIGAYVAELG; encoded by the coding sequence ATGTCACCTGAGTTCTCACTGTCGAAGCTCGCAAGCGACTATCCGGCGTCCGCAATCCGCGCGATGTTTGAGCGCGTTGCCGCCTACGAAGGCGTGACAAAGCTCACCGTCGGTGAGCCAGACTTCGATACCCCAGAGCACATTGTTGAGGCAGCCATTGCATCGCTGCGCGCGGGGGAAACGCGCTACAGTGCGAACGCTGGCATCCCAGAGTTCCGCGAGGCAATCGCCCGCCACTACTCGGCCCGTTGGGGTCGCGCCCTCGATGACCGGAACGTTATGGTTGCCGTTGGCGGGATGGAAGCGCTGCTTCTGGCGCTGAGTGCGGTCCTCGATCGCGGCGACGACATCCTGGTCCCAGACCCGGCATACCCGAACTACCACGGCCAGATTCACATGCTCGGAGCAAACGCCGTTCAGGTTCCGCTCTCTGCCGCAGCGGGGTTCCGCCTCACCGCAGCTGATGTCGAGGCTCGATTGACACCACGCACCCGCGCGGTCCTTGTGAACTCCCCCTCGAACCCTCTCGGCGTCATGATCGACGAAGAGGAACTGCGAAAGCTTGCAAAGCTCGCTGATGAGCGCAACTTCGTGCTTATCTCCGACGAGGTGTACGACCGCATCGTCTACGACGGGCGTCAGCACCTATCCGTAGCTGCGATCGACCCGAACTTCGAGAGGTTCCTCATCGTGAACTCGTTGTCGAAGAGCTACGCAATGACGGGTTGGCGGAGCGGGTTTGTAGTCGGCCCGGCGGCGCTGGTTGAACCCATGCCCCGCATGCAGGAAGGGATTACCTCGTGCCTTCCCGTGTTCATCCAACGGGCCGGCATCGCGGCGTTTGAGGGGCCCGACGAAGCGACGATTCGCATGGTCGAAGCATACGAGCGTCGGCGCAACCTCGTCGTCGCCGGAATCCGCGGGATCTCGGGCCTCGATTGCATCACCCCGGAGGGCGCCTTCTACCTGTTCGCCGATGTCCGCGGCACGGGGCAGGGGAGCGACGAGTTCGCAAATGGGCTGCTCGAGCGCCAGCGCGTCGCTGTGATTCCCGGCACCGCCTTCGGCGCGAGCGGTGAGGGGTTCATCCGAATCTCCTTTGCCGCGAACGAAGCGACGATCCAACAGGCCCTCGATGGAATCGGTGCGTACGTCGCAGAGCTCGGCTGA
- a CDS encoding amino acid ABC transporter permease, translating into MLNDFIDSFFNSEVIFTALPAILSYGLWNTLVLALTSTAIGVVIGLVLAVFGVSRSWILRAIARVYTDVLRGLPAILTILLVGLSLAAPLRGITGGNPYFLAILALSLIAGAYIGEIFRGGILAIDKGQMEASRALGMSYGASMRLVVVPQAARQVLPSLVNQFISIVKDTSLVYILGLITTQRDLFRVGQDTAVQTGNLSPLVLAGLFYLVITVPLTHLVNFIDNRLRNGKPAKKVLDPEQDLKTAVVDITGEERAR; encoded by the coding sequence ATCTTGAACGACTTCATCGACTCATTCTTCAACAGCGAGGTGATCTTCACGGCGCTGCCGGCGATCCTCTCGTATGGGCTGTGGAACACGCTGGTCCTTGCGCTCACCTCGACTGCAATCGGCGTGGTGATTGGCCTCGTGCTCGCTGTGTTCGGCGTCAGCCGGAGCTGGATTCTCCGCGCGATTGCCCGCGTGTACACCGACGTCCTTCGCGGGCTCCCCGCGATCCTCACGATCCTGCTCGTCGGCCTCAGCCTCGCGGCGCCGCTTCGCGGCATCACCGGCGGTAACCCCTACTTCCTCGCGATCCTTGCTCTCAGCCTGATTGCGGGCGCGTACATCGGCGAGATCTTCCGTGGTGGCATCCTCGCAATTGATAAGGGGCAGATGGAAGCGAGCCGCGCGCTCGGAATGTCGTACGGCGCTTCTATGCGACTCGTTGTTGTTCCGCAGGCGGCACGCCAGGTACTGCCGAGCCTTGTGAATCAGTTCATCTCGATCGTGAAGGACACCTCGCTCGTCTACATCCTCGGGCTGATCACCACGCAGCGCGATCTCTTCCGAGTCGGCCAGGACACTGCCGTGCAAACAGGCAACCTTTCGCCGCTTGTGCTGGCGGGTTTGTTCTACCTCGTGATTACCGTTCCGCTTACCCACCTGGTGAACTTCATCGATAACCGGCTCCGGAACGGGAAGCCAGCGAAGAAGGTCCTCGACCCCGAACAAGACCTCAAAACTGCCGTCGTCGATATCACCGGAGAGGAGCGTGCCCGATGA
- a CDS encoding DUF2853 family protein: protein MSALEDIQKYAPGASAAVVGEMEKVYALALQNADARLVSYGDSAELALVRENFVKGKLGVTDSDASIDEAIATVGDQVPGHKQRLTVYYLLAAHYGKLGVFGG from the coding sequence ATGAGCGCTCTCGAAGACATTCAGAAGTACGCCCCGGGCGCAAGCGCGGCGGTCGTCGGCGAGATGGAGAAGGTGTACGCGCTTGCGCTACAAAATGCCGACGCTCGCCTCGTTTCCTATGGTGACTCCGCTGAGCTCGCACTGGTGCGCGAGAACTTTGTGAAGGGCAAGCTTGGGGTGACCGACTCTGACGCCTCGATCGACGAGGCGATTGCCACCGTCGGAGACCAGGTCCCCGGGCACAAGCAGCGCCTCACCGTGTACTACCTGCTTGCCGCGCACTACGGCAAGCTCGGCGTCTTCGGGGGTTAG
- a CDS encoding HpcH/HpaI aldolase family protein → MTTAEPKFGAWISSPSAVAAEQVAREPFDYVCIDGQHGLLSYAETRDALIAITAGGGTPFVRVVANSAAEIGRMLDAGARGIIVPLVNSVAEAELAARATRYPVSDGGRSWGPTRLGEHFSGSPADIDAGVTLLVMIETRQALADVEAILDVPGVDGVYVGPYDLSLALGASVPFEDEVVAELDTAIERVRSAARARGKIAGIHCADGATAARRAAEGFTFVTAATDMLALRAGLRGELAAARSRA, encoded by the coding sequence ATGACAACAGCAGAACCGAAGTTTGGTGCCTGGATATCGAGCCCATCGGCGGTTGCGGCCGAGCAGGTCGCGCGCGAACCATTTGACTACGTGTGCATCGACGGACAGCATGGCCTTCTGAGCTACGCGGAAACGCGTGACGCGCTGATCGCGATCACCGCAGGGGGCGGAACTCCGTTCGTGCGGGTGGTGGCGAACTCCGCGGCAGAGATTGGCCGGATGCTCGACGCTGGCGCCCGAGGAATTATCGTTCCGCTTGTCAACAGTGTCGCCGAGGCAGAGCTGGCCGCGCGCGCTACACGCTACCCGGTCTCCGACGGCGGACGATCTTGGGGCCCGACGCGCCTGGGCGAGCATTTCAGTGGTTCGCCGGCCGACATCGATGCCGGCGTCACGCTTCTGGTCATGATCGAGACGCGGCAGGCGCTCGCAGACGTCGAAGCCATCCTTGACGTCCCCGGCGTCGACGGCGTTTACGTCGGTCCCTATGACCTGTCGCTGGCACTCGGCGCCAGCGTGCCGTTCGAGGACGAGGTTGTGGCTGAGCTCGACACCGCGATCGAGCGGGTCAGGAGCGCGGCCCGCGCTCGTGGCAAGATCGCCGGTATTCACTGCGCCGACGGGGCGACAGCTGCTCGGCGTGCCGCCGAAGGCTTCACGTTCGTCACTGCGGCGACAGACATGCTCGCGCTGCGAGCGGGGCTGCGCGGCGAGTTGGCCGCTGCCCGCAGCCGGGCCTAA